Genomic window (Streptomyces clavuligerus):
CGACATCGACAGCCCGGGCGCCACGACCTGGTTCCGGCCCGGCACGGCGAAGGGCCTGGGCAGCGGCACCCGGCTCACGGGCCGCAGCACCATCGGCAACAACATCGACGTCGGGGACGTGAACCGGGACGGCTACGAGGACCTCGTCATCGGCCGCAGCCGCCAGGGGTACTCCGGCGAGCAGCCGATCGACAAGGGCGGCAAGGTCACCTGGCTCCCGGGCTCCGCTCAGGGCCCGGTGGTGGCGCGGGCCCGTTCGTTCAACCAGGACAGCCCCGGGATACCGGGCACCGCCGAGGGCCCGGTGCGGTTCACCGAGGGGGACAGGTTCGGTTCCGATGTGACGGTCGGGGACGTCGACGGGGACGGCTACGGCGACATCGTCGCGGGTGTGCCCGGCGAGGGGGTCGGGAAGATCCGCCAGGCGGGCGCCTTCGTCGTGATCCGGGGCTCCGCGAGCGGTCCGACGGGCACCGGGGCGCAGATGTTCCACCAGGACTCCCCCGATGTGCCGGGCGGGGCGGAGATCGACGACCAGTTCGGCTCCACCTCGAAGGTCGTCGACACCGACCGGGACGGGCGGGGCGAGGTCGTCGTCGCCGCCGTGGGCGAGAACTGGAACGCCGGGTCGGTCTGGGTCTTCGAGCCGACCGCGTCCGGGCTCACCGCCAAGGGGTCCATCACCTTCGGGCAGGGGACGCTCGGTCTCTACGCCAACGCCCAGGACGAGTTCGGCGCCCGGTTCAACCAGTAGGGGGAGCGCGCGCGTGCTGCCGCCGCCGCCCGCTGAGGCCATGGGCCCGTACGGATGCCGTACGGGCCCGTCGGCTCTATCGGGCGGGCTCGGCGGGCTGGTGCCCGTCGAAGCCCGAGTCGGCACCGGGGTCGGGGCCGGGGCCTGAGCCAGGGTCGGGGTCGGGGTCGGGGTCGGTCAGCCGGTGGACGGTCAGCCGTATTCCGGCCAGGGACAGTGTGGCCAGGGCGGTGGGCCGCGAGCGGCTGCCGGGGGCGTGGCGGAAGCGGTAACGGGTGAGCGCCGACGCCAGGAACAGCGCGATCTCGTTCATGGCCAGGGTGTCGCCGACGCATTTGCGACGGCCGGTCGAGAACGGGATGAGGGCCTGCCGCTGTGCCCTGCCCGCCCGTTCGGGCAGCCAGCGGTCGGGGTCGAAGGAGGCGGGCCGGGGGAAGACCTCGGGGTCGCGGTGGAGGCAGTAGGGGCTGAAGACCACGTCGACCCCGGCGGGTATCCGGTGTCCGCCGAGTTCGACCGGGGCGGTGGTGACCCGGCTGACCAGCCAGACGGACGGGTACAGCCGCAGGGTCTCGGTGACGACCCGGCCGAGCAGCGGCAGCCGGGGCAGATCCTCGGCCACGGGGTCCCGGCCGCCGAGGACGTCGGCGAGTTCGGCGCGCAGCCGGTGCTGCACGTCCTGGTCGGTGGCGAGGAGGTGCAGGGCCGAGGCGACCGAGGAGGCGGAGGTCTCCACTCCGGCGCCGATCAAGGTGAAGACCTGGTCCACGAGGTCGGTCTCGGTGAAGGCGGGCGTGCCGTCGGGCCCCGTGGCGGCCATGAGCCGGGACAGCACCTCGTTCCCGTCCGCTCCGGTGGCCCGGTGGGCGGCGATGGCCCCGGCGAGTGCCGTGCGGATGAGTTCCCTGCCCCTGTCGACACGGCGGAGCGCGGGCAGCGGCAGCCGGTGCAGGGAGGGCGGGAGCACCATCCGGATGAAGCCGTCCTTTTCGAGCTGTGGAAAGGTCCGGACGGAGTCGGTGACGGCCTGGGCGAAATCCGCGTCACGGAAGAGTGTGCCGAGGACGGTGAGGGTGGCGAGTTTCATCGCCTCCTCGCTCACGTCCAGGGTCTGTCCGTCGTGCCAGTCGTCCACGACCCGGCGTCCGGCGTCGGCGACGACCGGCCCGTACGAGGAGATCGCGGTGGGGTGGAACGCGGGCTGCACCAGGGGCCGCTGCACCCGATGATCTGCGTTATTGCAGGTGGCCAGGCCGTTTCCGGCCATGTAGCGGATGAAGTCGAAGAACGGGCCGCCCTTGTCGTAGGGGTGCGGGTCGGTGACGAGAATCCGGTGCACCAGTTCACGCCGGGTGACCAGGACGATCGGGCGTCGGCCGAGCAGCAGCCGGAGTACCCCGGGGCCGGTGCCGGGGCGGTGCAGGCGCAGCAGCAGCCGCAGCGGATCGCGGTAGAGGCCCAGGCCGTGGCCCACGAGGGGGAGGGCGCCCGGGGCGGCGGGCGGCGGGTGCCCAAGGGCGGCGACGGTGGAGGTCATCGCGCGCCTCCCCTGGACGTTCCGACCCGGATGACGCTCCGGTTCTTCGTCCCCTCCGGCCTCACCGTCCTCTCCGTCCTCTCTGTCCTCGCCGTCCTCTCTGTCCTCTTCGCCTTTTTCATCTTCTTCATCTTCTTCATCGGCACGCACCTCACTCCCTTCGGGAGCACCTTCGGAAACACGGGGATCTCGTTTCCCAGAGTGGGCCAGACCGGCGGATGCCGACAGGGCGCTCGCGGGCGCATCAGGGCGCACGCC
Coding sequences:
- a CDS encoding FG-GAP-like repeat-containing protein, which produces MTSRGTIRVLGPVAALAVAGTLSVPAAHAAPERPPAAGATAQAERKAPKATPDDFNGDGFPDVAVSAPAANMEDVLMPGYVAVLYGGRTGPLYAKRQLIHQDSPGVPEEAETYDGFGTVTTTGDLDRDGYTDLIVAATGEDVGEFHNAGTVSVIWGGPKGLSGGATLKTGVQEYGQIGSVMAAGDFDGDGDTDLTLIEGYGVSRHTLSGPFRRDGSPAASTTVKDDKLRIHDMASGDLNRDGRDDLVTIQADIDSPGATTWFRPGTAKGLGSGTRLTGRSTIGNNIDVGDVNRDGYEDLVIGRSRQGYSGEQPIDKGGKVTWLPGSAQGPVVARARSFNQDSPGIPGTAEGPVRFTEGDRFGSDVTVGDVDGDGYGDIVAGVPGEGVGKIRQAGAFVVIRGSASGPTGTGAQMFHQDSPDVPGGAEIDDQFGSTSKVVDTDRDGRGEVVVAAVGENWNAGSVWVFEPTASGLTAKGSITFGQGTLGLYANAQDEFGARFNQ
- a CDS encoding cytochrome P450, giving the protein MTSTVAALGHPPPAAPGALPLVGHGLGLYRDPLRLLLRLHRPGTGPGVLRLLLGRRPIVLVTRRELVHRILVTDPHPYDKGGPFFDFIRYMAGNGLATCNNADHRVQRPLVQPAFHPTAISSYGPVVADAGRRVVDDWHDGQTLDVSEEAMKLATLTVLGTLFRDADFAQAVTDSVRTFPQLEKDGFIRMVLPPSLHRLPLPALRRVDRGRELIRTALAGAIAAHRATGADGNEVLSRLMAATGPDGTPAFTETDLVDQVFTLIGAGVETSASSVASALHLLATDQDVQHRLRAELADVLGGRDPVAEDLPRLPLLGRVVTETLRLYPSVWLVSRVTTAPVELGGHRIPAGVDVVFSPYCLHRDPEVFPRPASFDPDRWLPERAGRAQRQALIPFSTGRRKCVGDTLAMNEIALFLASALTRYRFRHAPGSRSRPTALATLSLAGIRLTVHRLTDPDPDPDPGSGPGPDPGADSGFDGHQPAEPAR